The nucleotide window TAATCATTTTTAAAGTTTTATCTGTAACTGCTTTAAAAAAGTGTATATAGACATCTTTTGAAGGTGTACCGAGTTCTGGATAAAAATGCTTTATAGTGTAATCTGTAAGCTTTTTAAGACTTTCCGTATCGTTTCTAGAAGCAAACAATTCAAAATTACCAAAACGAATAAATGAAGGTGCTACTCTGCACACAATAGCCCCTTTTTCATAAGCTGCATTACCATTATATAGCATATCTCTTAAAACATTGTCCCCAGAGCTTATAAGGCTTAAAGCTCTTGTTGTTGGCACTCCTAAATGATGCATAGCTTCGCTACACAAATATTCTCTTACCGAAGATCTTAAAACGGCTAACCCATCGCCTTGTCTAGAGTAGGGTGTTTCTCCAGCACCTTTAAGCTGTACAGCCCAGCGTTTTTGGTTGTGTTGTACTTCGAATAAATTGATTGCTCTACCATCTCCTAGCTGACCAGCCCAATTACCAAATTGATGGCCTGCATAGGCCATTGCATATGGGTGGGTATTTTTATACACCTCAGCACCAGAAAAAATATTTAAAAAAGCATCAGAATCAACTTCATTGTTTTTTATCCCTAAATTTTTAATCATTTCTGGTGATGCATGGATTAATTTTGGAGACGTGGGTACTTTTGGGGTAACAAAAGAAAACATTGCGCCAAATACTTTACGTCTCGTATTTTCTAAATTTCTGTCTGGCGATAACACTTTATTAAATGTGTCTGCAATATTTAAATTCATTAAGCGAAGTTAGCTTTTGTTTTGTATGAAATTATTCCTTGTCTTAACAGACAGACTAAGAAGCATGTCTGATTTATAAAAATACGATTTAGTAATTACTAATAGCTCTAATTAAATGTTAAGTCTTGTAATTTTTGTAATTTAGACGTAACAAAATAATGTACGTTACTTATGGCACAGTCTCTTATTGAAGACACACAAAAATATGTTTTTAACCTCTTAACCGATAAGCTTCCTAATACTTTTATATACCATAACTATACGCATACACAGCGTGTATTAAAAAGCACTAAAGAGCTTATTGAAAATTCTGATGTGTCTAAAGAAGAAGCTGAAATACTCGAACTCGCAGCCTTGTTACATGATATTGGCTATTCTGTTAGTGCTGAAAATCATGAGACCGAAAGTGTAAAACTTGCAAAGATTTTTTTGAAAGAAAAGGGAGTTGACGAGAGAATTATTGCAGCTGTTTCAGCCTGCATAATGGCAACAAAATTTGATGAAAAGCCTAATAATAAACTTCAAGAAATTATTAGAGATGCCGATGCTTCGCACTTTGGTAAAAAATACTTTGATGAAGCTAGTGAATTTCTTAGAAAAGAGCTAGAGTTACGTGGCATTAAAAATTATACTCCTGCCGAGTGGCGTACAGAAAACATAAGGGTTCTAACAGAGCATAATTTTTACACAGAATATGCACTAAAAAACTGGCAACCTCGAAAAGAGAAGAACTTAGCCAAGTTAATGGGCAAAAAGAAAAAACGCAAAAAGAAACTTGATGTTGAAAAACTAAAAGCTAAATACAAAGCACAGTATAAAAATGAGAGTCCAGAGCGCGGTGTACAAACATTTTACAGAACTGCACTAAGAAATCATATTAAATTGAGTGACATTGCAGATACTAAAGCCAATATATTACTTTCGGTAAATGCTATTATTATTTCGGTTGTACTTGCTAATCTTATTTCTAAGTTAGATACTAACCCATATTTAACGTGGCCAACTATTATTTTCTTGTTCTTTTGTGTTATTTCTATGGTACTTTCTATAATTGCTACTAGACCTAACGTTACTAGTGGTGAATTTACCAAGGAGGATGTAAGAAACCAAGAGGTTAACCTCAGTTTTTTTGGTAACTTTC belongs to Winogradskyella sp. J14-2 and includes:
- a CDS encoding Pycsar system effector family protein, which codes for MAQSLIEDTQKYVFNLLTDKLPNTFIYHNYTHTQRVLKSTKELIENSDVSKEEAEILELAALLHDIGYSVSAENHETESVKLAKIFLKEKGVDERIIAAVSACIMATKFDEKPNNKLQEIIRDADASHFGKKYFDEASEFLRKELELRGIKNYTPAEWRTENIRVLTEHNFYTEYALKNWQPRKEKNLAKLMGKKKKRKKKLDVEKLKAKYKAQYKNESPERGVQTFYRTALRNHIKLSDIADTKANILLSVNAIIISVVLANLISKLDTNPYLTWPTIIFLFFCVISMVLSIIATRPNVTSGEFTKEDVRNQEVNLSFFGNFHKMELKEFEWAITEMVKDKDYIYKALTKDLYFLGKVLERKYRLLRITYTVFMIGIIISLVSFAIAVKNNPNVDIEDVIPETNTETGFINFTKHSNNDFTI